A genomic segment from Bacillus cereus G9842 encodes:
- a CDS encoding carbohydrate ABC transporter permease — MIVKQWKQNFLLYMLLIISAVMVFFPVLYAFLISFMTPDDIQMRRLFPTQFTFDNFINIFQKVPLFTYLYNSLIVSTVVMIGQLIVSSLAAYAFVFLQFKGRNLIFFLFISTMLIPWEATMVPNFLTIQNFGWINSFAGMTVPFFATAFGIFLLRQHFMTLPNELKEAAFIEGIGNVRFLFSVVIPYCKTSFITLGVYSFLTTWNMYLWPLLVTTDEKVRTVQIGVKQLQSQEVATDWGSVMAGVTVIVIPTLILLFLGQKQLQQGLTKGAIK, encoded by the coding sequence ATGATTGTTAAACAGTGGAAACAAAATTTCCTATTATACATGCTGCTCATTATTAGTGCAGTAATGGTATTTTTTCCTGTACTGTATGCATTTTTAATAAGTTTTATGACACCAGACGATATTCAAATGAGAAGGTTATTTCCGACCCAGTTTACTTTTGATAATTTCATTAATATTTTTCAAAAAGTACCACTTTTTACATACTTATATAACAGTTTAATTGTATCGACAGTCGTTATGATTGGACAACTTATCGTATCAAGTTTAGCAGCTTATGCTTTTGTTTTTCTTCAGTTTAAAGGGAGAAACTTAATTTTCTTCCTGTTTATTTCAACGATGCTGATTCCGTGGGAAGCAACGATGGTGCCTAACTTTTTAACGATTCAAAACTTTGGCTGGATCAATAGTTTCGCCGGGATGACAGTGCCGTTTTTTGCAACAGCTTTCGGTATTTTCTTGTTACGTCAACATTTTATGACACTTCCGAATGAACTAAAAGAAGCTGCGTTTATTGAAGGGATTGGAAATGTAAGGTTTTTATTCAGCGTTGTAATTCCGTATTGTAAAACGAGTTTTATTACGCTTGGAGTATATAGCTTTTTAACAACATGGAATATGTATTTATGGCCACTTTTAGTGACCACTGATGAAAAAGTAAGAACAGTGCAAATCGGTGTGAAGCAGCTTCAGTCTCAAGAAGTTGCAACTGATTGGGGAAGCGTAATGGCCGGTGTTACGGTTATCGTTATTCCAACATTGATTTTACTATTTTTAGGGCAAAAGCAATTACAACAAGGATTAACAAAAGGTGCAATTAAATAA
- a CDS encoding ABC transporter substrate-binding protein: MNLVKKGAALLMVATMALSSVACSNSKTEGKPEAQAKVAPVEKNGDKTVIRFWHAMGGKTQGVLEGLVADYNKSQNKYEIKAEFQGTYEESLTKFRTMSATKEAPALVQSSEITTKYMIDSKKITPIDSWIKKDKYDTSKLEKAITNYYSVDGKMYSMPFNSSTPVLIYNKDAFAKAGLDPEKAPKTYAELQEAAKKLTIKEGGNVKQYGFSMLNYGWFFEELLATQGALYVNNENGRKDAAKKAVFNGKEGQKVFGMLDDLNKAGALGKYGASWDDIRAAFQSGQVAMYLDSSAGVRDLIDASKFNVGVSYIPYPEDSKQNGVVIGGASLWMTNMVSEETQQGAWDFMKYLTKPDVQAKWHTATGYFSINPDAYNEPLVKEQYEKYPQLKVTVDQLQATKQSPATQGALISVFPESRDAVVKALEAMYDGKNSKEALDEAAKATDRAISISARTSQK; the protein is encoded by the coding sequence ATGAATCTAGTAAAAAAAGGTGCTGCTCTATTAATGGTAGCAACAATGGCATTATCTAGTGTCGCTTGTTCAAATAGTAAAACAGAGGGAAAACCTGAAGCACAGGCAAAAGTAGCACCAGTTGAAAAAAATGGTGATAAAACAGTAATTCGCTTCTGGCATGCGATGGGTGGAAAAACACAAGGAGTACTAGAGGGTCTTGTTGCAGACTATAATAAGTCGCAAAATAAATACGAGATAAAGGCAGAGTTCCAAGGGACATATGAAGAGTCTTTAACGAAATTTAGAACGATGTCTGCAACGAAAGAAGCGCCAGCTCTTGTTCAATCGAGTGAAATTACAACGAAATATATGATTGATAGCAAAAAAATCACACCAATTGATAGCTGGATAAAAAAAGATAAGTACGATACGTCAAAATTAGAAAAAGCAATTACAAATTATTATTCAGTTGATGGAAAAATGTATTCTATGCCATTTAATTCATCTACGCCAGTATTAATTTATAATAAAGATGCTTTCGCAAAGGCGGGCTTAGATCCAGAGAAAGCTCCAAAAACATATGCGGAATTACAAGAAGCAGCGAAAAAGTTAACGATTAAAGAAGGCGGAAATGTAAAACAATATGGATTCTCCATGCTTAACTATGGTTGGTTCTTTGAAGAGTTGTTAGCGACACAAGGTGCTTTATATGTAAATAACGAAAACGGCCGTAAAGATGCTGCAAAGAAGGCGGTATTTAACGGTAAAGAAGGACAGAAAGTATTTGGAATGTTAGATGATTTAAATAAAGCTGGCGCACTTGGAAAGTATGGAGCAAGTTGGGATGATATTCGTGCTGCGTTCCAGTCTGGACAAGTTGCTATGTATTTAGATTCTTCAGCAGGTGTTCGTGATTTAATTGATGCATCTAAGTTTAATGTAGGTGTTTCATATATTCCATATCCAGAGGATTCGAAACAAAATGGTGTTGTCATTGGAGGCGCATCATTATGGATGACGAATATGGTTTCAGAAGAAACGCAACAAGGTGCTTGGGACTTTATGAAATATTTAACGAAGCCAGACGTACAAGCGAAATGGCATACGGCAACAGGCTATTTCTCAATTAATCCAGATGCATATAATGAGCCGTTAGTAAAAGAGCAATATGAAAAATATCCACAGTTGAAAGTAACAGTAGATCAACTGCAAGCGACGAAGCAATCTCCAGCAACACAAGGTGCTTTAATTAGTGTATTCCCAGAATCACGAGATGCAGTTGTAAAAGCATTGGAAGCAATGTATGACGGAAAGAATAGTAAAGAGGCGTTAGATGAAGCTGCCAAAGCAACAGATAGAGCAATTAGCATTTCAGCTCGTACGAGTCAAAAATAA
- a CDS encoding metallophosphoesterase family protein has protein sequence MKRILVISDIHGEIEKFEQLLKEAQYDAKQDQLILLGDYVDRGPNARAVIEKVKELKEEGALILKGNHEDMMIKALTTNEERSWNHWVKRNGGDKTLYSYGFLEEDIVVNEKDFQKPILQSSVLEEHIKFIQELDHYIETEEYIFVHAGVEPMKRVSESEPYTLMWIRNEFHNGYSGEKVVVFGHTETKTLHSSEDCGVYFGSNRIIGIDGGAVYGGQLNCLELPSKKVYVIKN, from the coding sequence ATGAAAAGAATTCTTGTTATTAGTGATATTCATGGAGAAATAGAAAAGTTCGAACAGTTGTTGAAAGAAGCTCAATATGATGCGAAACAGGATCAATTAATCTTACTGGGAGATTATGTAGATCGTGGTCCAAATGCGCGTGCTGTAATTGAAAAGGTAAAAGAATTGAAAGAAGAGGGAGCTCTCATTTTAAAAGGAAATCATGAAGATATGATGATTAAGGCGTTAACGACAAATGAGGAACGTTCATGGAACCATTGGGTAAAAAGAAATGGTGGAGATAAGACATTATATAGTTATGGATTTCTAGAAGAAGATATTGTGGTTAATGAGAAAGACTTCCAAAAACCGATTTTACAATCTTCTGTATTAGAGGAACATATAAAGTTTATTCAAGAATTAGATCATTACATTGAAACAGAAGAGTATATATTTGTACATGCTGGGGTTGAGCCGATGAAACGAGTTTCTGAATCTGAACCATATACGTTAATGTGGATCCGTAATGAATTTCATAATGGATATAGCGGTGAAAAGGTTGTTGTATTTGGGCATACGGAAACAAAAACGCTTCATAGTAGTGAGGATTGCGGAGTGTATTTTGGTAGTAATCGTATTATTGGAATTGATGGCGGGGCTGTGTATGGTGGTCAGCTAAATTGTTTGGAGTTGCCAAGTAAAAAGGTATATGTAATAAAAAATTGA